The nucleotide sequence CGACAAAGTCGCGAGCCCGGAATCCATTCATCCGCGTCCTCTGCGGCGCGATGGATTCTCCGATGCGCAATTGCGCATCATAGTTCGACGTTCCCGGGCCGCGCTTTGCGCGGTCCCGTCGCGTCGCCCCGGAATGACAGCGACAGCCTACTCTGCCGCCTGCCTTGGCGCACGTGCAAGGTGCAGCAGGGCGTCGTCGTCCACCGTCTTGATCGGCGTGAAATCGCGATGCGCGATGTATTCCGGCCGCGTCGGCGTGCGGATGTAATTCGAGACCGCGTTCAGCGTCAGGTACACGATCTTGCGCGGATAGGGAGTGATGTTGCCGCTCGAGCCGTGCACGAGGTTGCCGTGGAACATCAGCATGCCGCCGGGCTTGCCGGTCGGCGCCACGATGCCGCCCTGGTTCACCAGCCGCGTCACGGTTTCCTCGTCCAGCGTCCACAACGGATACGACGTGGTCGCAAGATCATGCGCGGCCTCGAGGTCGCCGGCATTCTGGCTGCGCGGCACCAGCATGAGCGGACCGTTGATCGGCATCACCTCGTCGAGGAAGATCGCGATGTTCATCGCGCGCGGCTCGGGCATGCCGTCATCGCGCTTCCAGGTGCCGTAGTCCTGGTGCCATTGCCAGACATCGCCGGTAAAGGCCGATTTCGCGTTGATTTTGAACTGGTGCATGTAGACCGGTTCACCGAAAACCTGCTCGACCGGCCCGATCATGCGCGGATGCGCACCGAGGACCCCGAATGCTTCGTTGTAGAGATGCGCTGCGAAGGCCGTGCGCGGTGCGCCGCTCTTCTCGCGCCAGACTTCGGGGCGGTCAGCGTCGTAGATGCCGACCGCCTCACGTGCGAGGAAATCGACCTCCTCCCGGCTGAACAGCTCGGGCAGAAACAGCCAGCCCTCGCGGTGGAAGAACTCCAATTGCTCCGGGGTCAGTTTCATGGGGGTATCCTCCTGTTTGTTTTGCTTTTTGTCATTCCGGGGCGATGCGCAGCGTCGGACCCGGAATCCAGTCATCCGCAATCTCTCGCCCGATGGATTCTCCGATGCGCAATTGCGCATCATAGCTCGACGCTTCGCATCGCCCCGGAATGACGGCGTTTGCGACTACGCTGCCGCATCGTCCGTCGCTTTCAATCTCTCCTCAGTCATCCGTCCTGCCGTCTGCGCATGCGCGAGCGCGGCGCGTTCGGCCGCCTGCGCTTTGCCCGCGAGAATGTGTCCGGCGATCGTCGCATGCTCAGCCCAGGCGCTGTCGCGATAGTCGAGCTCGGAGAGCACCGTCGCCATCGAGCGGCGCATGTGCGGCCATTGCGGCGCA is from Bradyrhizobium sp. ISRA430 and encodes:
- a CDS encoding phytanoyl-CoA dioxygenase family protein, translating into MKLTPEQLEFFHREGWLFLPELFSREEVDFLAREAVGIYDADRPEVWREKSGAPRTAFAAHLYNEAFGVLGAHPRMIGPVEQVFGEPVYMHQFKINAKSAFTGDVWQWHQDYGTWKRDDGMPEPRAMNIAIFLDEVMPINGPLMLVPRSQNAGDLEAAHDLATTSYPLWTLDEETVTRLVNQGGIVAPTGKPGGMLMFHGNLVHGSSGNITPYPRKIVYLTLNAVSNYIRTPTRPEYIAHRDFTPIKTVDDDALLHLARAPRQAAE